The Kocuria sp. TGY1127_2 genome includes a window with the following:
- a CDS encoding flavin reductase family protein: MTDASPENRESISEIFKEIFGHHPAGVAIITSTDEDGPVGLTASSVSSISADPAILGFSLAARRGSAAHIADAETYLVHLLDAENVELAKTFATHGAPRFGDVMNWETLPTGEPLLTDVSRVLRCRTLTQAQAGPALVFTAEVIEAARNNDPGTPLVYHRRAFHTLGEHSYMI, encoded by the coding sequence ATGACTGACGCGAGTCCAGAAAACAGGGAATCTATCAGCGAGATCTTCAAGGAGATCTTCGGACACCACCCGGCCGGCGTCGCGATCATCACGAGCACCGACGAGGACGGTCCCGTGGGCCTGACGGCCTCCTCCGTCTCGTCTATCTCGGCGGACCCGGCCATTCTGGGCTTTTCCCTCGCCGCCCGACGCGGTTCAGCGGCGCATATCGCTGACGCCGAAACGTACCTGGTGCACTTACTGGACGCCGAGAATGTCGAGCTCGCCAAGACCTTCGCAACGCACGGCGCACCCCGTTTCGGCGATGTGATGAATTGGGAGACCCTCCCCACCGGCGAGCCGTTGCTGACCGACGTCAGCAGAGTGCTGCGGTGCCGAACCCTGACTCAGGCACAGGCCGGCCCTGCCCTGGTCTTCACGGCCGAAGTCATAGAAGCCGCTCGAAACAATGACCCGGGAACTCCCTTGGTTTATCACCGTCGTGCATTCCATACTCTCGGTGAGCATTCATACATGATTTAG
- a CDS encoding UDP-glucose/GDP-mannose dehydrogenase family protein, producing MRIAIFGSGYVGLVTGACLADAGHHVTCIDVDPQRIELLRSGTCPIWEPGLDGMIRTNAEQGRLDFTDDASEGLFEAKVVFIAVGTPQNSDGSADLRSIDAVAQDIGNLTDHPLLVVNKSTVPVGTAERIQSLIDGAIGGRGAQHRVTVCSNPEFLKEGAAIQDFKHSERIVIGTSCADDERTMRDVYEPFNRQHEKILSMDIASAEMTKYAANAMLATKISFMNEIAGIAEATGADVEKIRVGIGSDSRIGYQFLYAGAGYGGSCFPKDVAALAHTARTVGCQPRILEAVDGVNTHQKTSIFRKLESLMPSMDGATVAVWGLSFKPKTDDVREAPSLVLVRSLLDAGAAVRAYDPVAVGTFRAALGTDAGPVVFTDNSFDALAGADALVICTEWEEFRVFDAELLASRMRGRVIVDGRNLYEPSRVAEGGFRYASIGRGVSEPAENLALLRADRPKAVSRP from the coding sequence ATGAGAATCGCAATATTTGGGTCAGGGTACGTTGGACTGGTTACCGGCGCGTGCTTGGCCGACGCAGGCCACCACGTCACGTGCATAGACGTGGATCCTCAACGCATCGAGCTGCTTCGATCCGGGACCTGCCCCATCTGGGAACCGGGTCTGGACGGCATGATCCGCACCAACGCAGAACAGGGTCGGCTCGATTTCACGGACGACGCGTCCGAGGGCCTCTTCGAGGCGAAGGTCGTTTTCATCGCAGTGGGAACCCCGCAGAATTCCGACGGCTCCGCGGACCTGCGCTCCATCGACGCCGTCGCCCAAGACATCGGCAATCTCACGGACCACCCGTTGCTGGTAGTCAACAAATCCACGGTTCCGGTTGGCACGGCCGAGAGGATCCAATCACTCATTGACGGGGCCATCGGCGGGCGCGGCGCCCAACACCGGGTTACGGTGTGCTCCAACCCCGAGTTCCTGAAAGAAGGGGCCGCGATCCAGGATTTCAAGCACAGCGAGCGGATCGTCATCGGCACATCCTGCGCTGACGATGAGAGGACGATGCGCGATGTCTACGAGCCCTTCAACCGGCAGCACGAGAAGATTCTGTCCATGGACATCGCTTCGGCGGAAATGACCAAGTACGCAGCCAACGCCATGCTCGCAACCAAAATCAGCTTCATGAACGAGATCGCAGGCATTGCAGAGGCCACCGGAGCCGACGTCGAAAAGATCCGCGTCGGCATCGGTTCGGACTCGCGCATCGGATATCAATTCCTTTACGCGGGCGCAGGGTACGGTGGTTCATGCTTTCCCAAGGACGTTGCGGCTTTGGCGCACACCGCCCGCACGGTGGGGTGCCAACCCCGGATACTCGAAGCCGTCGATGGCGTCAACACTCATCAGAAGACGTCGATATTCCGCAAGCTGGAGAGCCTTATGCCCTCGATGGATGGTGCGACCGTCGCCGTCTGGGGTCTTTCGTTCAAACCCAAAACGGATGACGTGCGCGAGGCGCCTTCCTTGGTCCTGGTTCGCTCGCTCCTCGATGCCGGCGCGGCTGTTCGCGCCTACGATCCGGTAGCAGTCGGAACATTCCGTGCCGCGCTCGGAACCGACGCAGGCCCAGTGGTCTTCACGGACAACAGTTTCGATGCCCTCGCGGGCGCCGATGCACTCGTCATATGCACGGAATGGGAAGAATTCCGCGTCTTCGATGCCGAACTTCTTGCCTCCAGAATGCGCGGTCGTGTGATCGTGGACGGCCGGAATCTCTACGAGCCCTCCCGCGTCGCCGAGGGGGGCTTCCGCTACGCATCGATCGGCCGAGGAGTCTCCGAGCCGGCCGAAAACCTCGCCCTTCTCCGAGCCGATCGACCAAAGGCCGTCTCGCGCCCGTGA
- a CDS encoding LysE/ArgO family amino acid transporter, giving the protein MTIDFSLILLGVGTTLALITAIGAQNAFILKQGIMGRPMLPIIVFCIVSDALLYTAGIGGMGYLVERLPWIQTVLLWGGVIFMVSYGAMAATRAIRPSGEALVVTPQDAVGPGAHFPEESADESSESSASTPGGGVSLKTRGATRTQRTTTTASPEPTVFALLLTCAAMTFLNPHTYLDTMVLIGSVANQQGDPGRWLFFVGAVVGSTIWFFALGFGARLLRPFFARPGTWRILDGIIALIMFTLAAHLIIG; this is encoded by the coding sequence ATGACCATCGATTTCTCCCTGATTCTCCTGGGTGTGGGAACCACCCTCGCTCTGATCACTGCCATCGGTGCCCAGAACGCTTTTATCCTCAAGCAAGGCATTATGGGGCGCCCGATGTTGCCCATCATCGTTTTCTGCATCGTCTCTGATGCCCTGCTGTATACCGCAGGGATCGGCGGAATGGGCTACCTGGTCGAGAGGCTCCCCTGGATCCAGACCGTCCTCCTGTGGGGTGGCGTGATATTCATGGTCAGCTACGGTGCGATGGCCGCCACAAGGGCCATCCGGCCCAGCGGTGAGGCCCTCGTCGTCACCCCGCAGGATGCGGTGGGGCCGGGGGCGCACTTCCCGGAGGAAAGCGCCGACGAATCGAGTGAATCGAGCGCCTCCACCCCCGGTGGCGGTGTCAGCCTCAAGACCCGGGGGGCGACGCGCACTCAACGCACGACGACGACCGCATCCCCCGAACCCACGGTCTTCGCCCTGCTCCTGACGTGTGCGGCCATGACTTTCCTCAATCCGCATACGTATCTGGACACCATGGTGCTCATCGGATCGGTCGCCAATCAGCAGGGCGACCCAGGGCGATGGTTATTCTTCGTCGGAGCCGTTGTGGGCTCCACGATCTGGTTCTTCGCCCTGGGATTCGGTGCCCGCCTTCTCCGACCCTTCTTTGCCCGTCCCGGTACATGGCGAATTTTGGACGGCATCATTGCACTGATCATGTTCACCCTCGCAGCCCACCTGATCATCGGATAG
- a CDS encoding ArgP/LysG family DNA-binding transcriptional regulator: MKRFTAEQLRTFATVVEEKTFEEAAPVLRVSASAISQRIKAMEEACGQILLRRSNPVEPTEPGRAVLRLAKQIELLTLESERELTGGDQVRRLAIASNSDSLATWLLDALASIPRHERLYCEVHREDERHSSALLRSGGVMGALTVDPQPVQGCSVELLGSTRYFIAASPDFVNYFFPAFFKSPSRLTEDQLREAPVIQFERKDIMLDDMVQLLAESHGLRPQTQAPRVYIPSSTQYYRAVSLGMGWGAVPDLQAEEALRTGELIRLVERPIDIPIYWQRWTIDSPALQRLTEAIRATARQRLRQ, translated from the coding sequence GTGAAGAGATTTACCGCGGAGCAGCTCAGGACGTTCGCGACCGTCGTGGAGGAGAAAACTTTCGAAGAGGCCGCGCCGGTCCTCCGGGTTTCTGCCTCGGCGATTTCGCAACGGATCAAGGCCATGGAGGAGGCCTGCGGGCAGATCCTCCTGAGGCGATCCAACCCTGTGGAACCGACCGAGCCCGGGCGCGCGGTCCTGAGGCTCGCGAAACAAATCGAATTGCTGACCCTCGAATCGGAGCGTGAACTCACCGGAGGAGACCAAGTCCGGCGGCTGGCGATTGCCTCCAATTCGGATTCCCTGGCGACTTGGCTCCTGGATGCATTGGCGTCCATCCCGAGACACGAGCGACTTTACTGCGAGGTTCACCGTGAAGACGAAAGACACTCCTCGGCGCTGTTGCGTTCCGGTGGCGTGATGGGGGCACTGACCGTGGATCCGCAACCGGTTCAGGGATGTTCGGTCGAGTTGCTCGGTTCAACGCGATACTTCATAGCGGCATCACCGGATTTCGTGAACTACTTCTTTCCGGCCTTCTTCAAGAGTCCTTCCCGGCTCACCGAAGACCAACTGCGCGAGGCCCCGGTGATTCAGTTCGAACGTAAGGACATCATGCTCGACGACATGGTCCAGCTGCTCGCCGAGAGCCACGGGCTGAGGCCCCAGACCCAGGCGCCTCGCGTCTACATCCCCTCGTCGACGCAGTACTACAGGGCCGTCAGCCTGGGAATGGGTTGGGGCGCCGTGCCGGATCTCCAGGCCGAGGAAGCGTTGAGGACCGGGGAGCTCATCAGGCTCGTGGAACGGCCCATTGACATCCCGATCTACTGGCAACGATGGACCATCGATTCCCCTGCGCTCCAGAGACTCACGGAAGCGATCCGGGCAACAGCACGCCAACGACTCAGGCAGTGA